GCGTCGGAGAGATAGCGTACGCGCGGCGTCGGTTCATCGAGGAATCTCACTGCGGCCCCAATGATCGCGAAGCACCAGCACCACAGCGCCAGTGTGTACGTGGTGGCCAAGACCGTGCGTTTGAAATTCGGCATTGGCTGCATGCTGAAGTGCAGCGCGTCGCCCGCCACATAGATGGCTGCCAGTGTTGCCAACACCGCAGCCGCGAGATACGGCAGCCAGTCGGCAGCCAAATACCGCAGCGCGCTCTGCTCGCGATGCATCACCCAGCCCAGCACGAAAGCGCAACCGAAAATCAGCACCGCCGGGCACATTGGGGACCAGGCCCGTGGCGGGCATGGGAACCCCCATCCATACCAGCCACCATTTGGTAGAGACGAGCACCGAAGCGACCGGAACGGCGAGCAGCACTGGCGCGAACCGCCGAGCAATCACCCGAGCCACCACGCCCCGCGGCCGCCGCGCGTCGTGCACCTGAGGCATCAAGCCACGCGAAAACCGCACGCACCGGCAGCCATAGCGCTAGCAGCACCAGCAATAGATAGAGGAACCACAGGTGCCCTAGTGGAATTGGTGGACCGATGACGGGAGCGCTTGAGCCAGGCGGTGGGCCGCCGTGCACGCCGATCTGCACCGCCCCCCCAGATGTTGGCGCCGATAGCTGGCGGGATTATCAGGACCATCGCAGCCAAAAAAAGGCAGTCCGATGCGACGCAGCCGGTTCTTGATGAGCCCGGCAGTGCCCAGTCGCTGATGCAGCAGCCGCGCGAAAAAGCCTGCAACCATGAAGAACAACGCCATGCGGAAGATATGGACCACAAAGTAAGCGAGGCCAAGCACGGTACTGGTGGATTTATCCGCGATGGGCCAGTTGAGCGTGCGTAAGCCCGGAAGATACGCCATGGTGGCGTGCAGCACGATGCCAGCCAACATCGCTGCGGCGCGCACGGCGTCGAGCGAGTGGAATCGTGTTCGTCCGACAGTGCTGCTGCTCACGCGTTAATCCCGTCGTGGGGAAGTTTCAACCGTGTCCGTCGGGGCGGCGTGCGTACCCCGAACAGGATGTGACACGTCAGCGTGCCCGGTGCTACGGGACCGCCGATCCCTGCCTTGGTCGGCCTGTGGCCTTCGGCAGTTGCACCGAGGTGTTGAGCACGATGGTGAAAGGCCATGAAGCTGAGCACCTTTCCGAATCGGAACTCCTCAACTGTCCCATCCTTGCGGTTGATGGGATGCTTTATTGATTGCGTGAGATCGCGTGAGTCCGACTGCCCTTCGGCCCGCCGCATGCGCAGCGTGGGCCGCGTAGAACTGCCGACGAATAGGACGATCGGCACGCCATAGAGACATGATGAAGCACATCACACTGATCGTGGCTGAGATTGCCCGCACCGAAGCCGACGAGCTATGTTCATGCCGGCCGTTGCCGCGACCCTGTCCTCGAGGGATCAGCCCCGTGTTGGCCGCCGTCACTAAAAGGACATCGCTACGTCGCAATTGCTGCAAGTTCCTGGTGGTGGCCCTAGCCGACCTTCCGCTGGGCACATCGCGGACCTTGTCATCCGAAGGCCTGATCCACCGAACAGCGGCTCCAAATTTGCGCAGCTGAGCGCGTCTGTGCTGCGCAAGCGGGCCCGTCGGGCAGCAGGTGCTGGCGGACCAGTTTGTGCCAGCGCCGGTGCCGGTAGCGGTAGATCCCGACGGCGATCGCGGCGACCAAGCGGGTGGCGCGCCCGGCGTCGATCGCGACGGTATCGCTGTAGCGGCAGCTGCGCGCGTCGGTCGGTTCGACATGCAGGGTGTGATCCCAGGCGGTGAGGATGCCGCCGTGTTCGTGGGTGCGGATGGTGCGGGTCTCGGTGTTGACCTCGCGGACCTCGATCGTGTGCCGGTAGGCCGGGATCAGGTGAAAGGCGAACAGCCAGGCTGTTCCCCCTTCGCCGGGACGCAGCGGCCCGGACCGTCCCTGCAGTGCCGGAATGCCGAACAGGCCTCGACATACGTACAAGAAGGTGGCTGGCGACTGCATCGCCTGCCAAACCCGGTCGGCGCTGGTGGGCAGGATTGTTGCCACATGTATGGTCTGCACGATCGGACTCCTTCAAGTTAGGTCCGCCTAATTTTGCGGGGCGTTCGGCTAATTTGACTACTCGCTTCTCAGGGGACGCCGCGATCGCTCCGCCGGACCGGTATCGGCCGCGCAAGCAGCCGAAACAGCAGCGCGCCCAGCAGACCAGGCAGCGCATCCTGGACGCGGCTGCTCGCGTTTTTGGCGAATACGGTTACGCCGCGGGCACGACCAACCGGATCGCCGAGGTTGCGGAGTTGTCGGTCGGTTCGCTCTACCAGTACTTTCCGAACAAGGACGCGATCCTGGCCGCGCTGATGCAGGCACATGTCGACGCCGGAGCCCGGCAAATCAGCGAGCGGCTGACCGAGGGCGTCCCAGCTCGGCTCGACGAGGCGCTCAGGGTTTTCGTGCGCGCCACAATCGACAATCATCGCGGCAATCCGCGGCTGCATCGGGTGCTTTTCGAAGAGGCGCCACGCTCGCCGGCATTCCTGGTGCGGCTGCATGACTCCGAACAGTTGATCATCGATGCGACGGCGTGCCTGCTCGACCAGTGTTCGGCGGTGCAGGTCGCAGACAGTCACCTGGCCGCGCGGATCGTTGTGGCCACGATCGAATCACTGGTGCACCGTCTTATCACGTCGCCCTCGCCGATCGACCCGCAAGTGCTGGAAGACGAGATCGTCGTGCTGCTGGAGCGCTATTTGCGGGGCATAGCAGCACCGGACAGCCGCCCTGGCCGGGGTGACCGACGGTTAGCGCGTGGAGCTTCTCGCTGACCTCGGCGAGGGACTTGTTGGCGTCCCCGGAAAGCAGAGGGCTGCGACAACCCGATCTAGTCGTCGATGACCGCAAGCCCTCGCCACTCCAGGTCAGCCAAGAGGTCTCGCCTGGCTTGCACCTGTTCGGGTGAATGTCCCTCCCAGTCCGTGAGCTCGCCAACGATTCTCACGGGCTTCCGGGTGCGGTAGGAGTGGGTCGGATTACCGGGAAACTTCTTGTCCGTCACGTTCGGGTCGTCCTCCAACGCGCCTTCGGGTGCCACGATGTAGATGCGGCCCGGACCTTCGCCTATCGCCAGCTCGGCTGCCCACACCGCGGCATCCAATGTCCGCGTCACATAAACGTGGTGCGACAGGCGGCCTTTGCCATAGTTGGATCGGCGCCCCGCAACGAGCAGATCGCCCACCGCAAGCTCGGCCTTGGTCCCGTGAAGGAACGCACCCGATGGGTGCACTTCAAAGGGTTTCGGCGGGCTCATTTACAACCACCCCATCGAGCTCTGATTGAAACCGTGGCCACTCGCGCAGCGGCTTTTGTGCCGATGTGCGGAAGTGCACGAATTGTGTTGTCGTAATTGGTCGAAAGATTGTGCAGCATACGGGGGCCTTGCCGCAATTCGCCCTCCATGCCCTATGCTGGTAGTGGCAGCCGATTGAGGTGGCAGCTGATCCAGATGCGCTCCGCGTAGGTATCACCGATTAGCGGCGCAATTCCCGGTCAAAGGCGCCGCGGGAACCTGGGCGGCTCCTCATCCACCAGTGGGTGAGCTGAGTCCGGGAAGGATGTCGCCCAGGCTGAACGTAACCGGTTGTTCCAGTTGGGCATACGTGCACGAACGCGGGTCGCGATCGGGCCGCCAGCGATTGAACTGCGCCGTGTGGCGGAAGCGTTCGCCTTCCATGTGGTCGTAGCGCACCTCGACGACCCGCTCGGGCCGCAGCGGTACGAACGAGAGGTCTTTACCCGCATTCCAGCGTGAGCCTGAGTTGCGCCCTGGCGGGCGCTCACCGGCCATGTGCGCGGGCCAATTCCACGGGTGCGTATCGAAAGTGGTTGCCAGCAGCTGCAATTCAGCCAACAGTCGCCTTCGCTCCGCCATTGGGAATGCGCCCACGACGCCGACCCAACCAAGTATGCCGTCCTGCTTGTAGAGGCCCAGCAGTAGCGAGCCGACCGCGTCGCCGCCCGACTTGTGCGCGCGGTAGCCTGCGACAACACAATCCGCGGTGCGCTGGTGTTTGACCTTGAACATTACGCGTCGGTCCGGCTGATAGGTGATGGTCAGCGGCTTGGCGATGATCCCGTCGAGCCCTGCCCCCTCGAACTCGGCGAACCATCGCCGGGCGGTAATGACATCCGTGGTCGCCGGGGTGACGTGAATCGAGGGTCCCGAGCCTGCAAGAGCATCCACGAGAGCGGCGCGGCGCTCGCTGAACGGTCGCTGGGTGTAGTCGGTGTCGCCAAGGGCGAGCAGGTCGAAGGCGATCAGCGAAGCCGGTGTCTGATCGGCGAGCACCCGCACGCGCGATGCCGCCGGATGCAGCCGCAGCTGCAGCGTGTCGAAGTCCAGGCCGTGATCGGTGGCGATGACGATCTCACCGTCGATCACGCACCGACGCGGCAACTCCGCGGTGGCCGCCGCGACGAGTTCCGGGAAATACCGCGTCATCGATCGCTCGTTGCGGCTGCCCAGCTCCACTTCGTCGCCGTCGCGGAAACAGATTGTCCTGAACCCGTCCCACTTCGGCTCGTAGAAGGCGCCGGATGGGATCGACCGAACGGGTTTGGCCAACATCGGCGAGACCGGCGGCATTACAGGCAGCTGCACCCGCTCATTGTTGCGCACGGGCGCCGATGACATTGCCCCGGTTGCGGGGTCTACGTTTGTATGAAGGGCGTGGATCTGCCCGTGCAACCGCCGTTGGAGCCGATGCTGGCCAAGGCCGCGACCAAAGTCCCCACCGACGCCGGGGTGTGGTCATACGAACCGAAGTGGGATGGCTTCCGGGCGTTGGTTTTCCGCGACGGCGACGAGGTGGTGCTGCAATCGCGCAACGGAAGGGAGCTCGGCCGGTATTTCCCGGAGCTGCTCGACGCCCTGCGCGACGAGGTCGCGACCCGGTGCGTGCTCGACGGAGAGGTCGTCGTACCCCGCGAAATCGGCGGCCGGATCCGGTTGGACTGGGAATCGCTCTCCCAGCGCATCCACCCCGCGGCGAGCCGGATCACGATGCTGGCCCGACAGACCCCGGCGCATTTCATCGGTTTCGACGCGCTGGCCACCGGCTCGACGTCGTTGCTCGGCGAACCGTTCCGGATCCGCCGCCGCGCGCTGTCGGAACTGGTCGATCACCAGCAGTGGTGTCATGTCACCGGTGCCACCGAAGACCCGCAACTGGGGCAGCAGTGGCTGACGACGTTCGAAGGCGCGGGTTTGGACGGGGTCGTCGCCAAACGGCTTGACGGGCCGTACCTGCCGGGCAAGCGGGACATGGTCAAGGTCAAACACGCCCGCGAGGCCGATTGTGTGGCGATCGGCTATCGCATCCACAAGAGCGGACAGGGCATCGGATCGATCCTGCTGGGCTTGTACCGCGACGACGGCGAACTGCAAATGGTCGGCGGCGCAGCATCTTTCACCGCTAAAGACCGGCTCAAGCTGCTGGCCGAACTCGAGCCGCTGCGCAAGGGCGCCGACGTCGTCTACGAAGGTGAGCCCAGCAGATGGAATTCGGCTGCGGACAAACGGTGGATACCCATTCGACCGGAGAAGGTCGCTGAGGTTGCTTACGACCAGATGGAGGGCCAACGGTTCCGGCACGCGGTGCATTTCGTGCGCTGGCGACCCGACCGCGACCCCAAAAGCTGCACGTTCGACCAGCTCGACGTACCCACGACCTATGACCTGTACGACGTGCTGGAATCGTAATGCCTAGTGCTGCAGAAGAACTCGACGTCGACGGGATCACCGTTCGGTTGACCAACCCGGACCGGATATATTTCCCGAAACTGGGTTCGGCCGGCACCAAACGCCGGCTCGTCGAGTACTATCGCGCGGTCGCGCCCGGCCCGATGCTGACCGCGCTGCGTGACCGGCCCACCCATTTGCAGCGTTTCCCCGACGGCATCGACGGGGAGGAGATCTACCAAAAGCGGATACCGCAACACCACCCCGACTATCTGGAAACCTGCCGGGTTACGTTCCCTTCTGGGCGCACCGCCGACGCGCTGAAGGTGACCCATCCCGCCGCGATCGTGTGGGCCGCGCAAATGGGCACCGTCACCCTGCATCCCTGGCCAGTGCGCTGCCCCGACACCGAACATCCCGACGAGCTCAGGATCGACCTGGACCCGCAGCCTGGCACCGGGTTCGCCGAGGCTCGGGCGATCGCCGTCGACGTGCTCAAACCGTTGCTTGACGAGCTCGGCCTGGTCGGCTACCCCAAGACGTCCGGTGGCCGGGGCGTGCACGTATTCCTGCGGATCAAAACCGACTGGGATTTCATCGCCGTACGTCGAGCCGGGATTGCCCTGGCCCGCGAGGTGGAACGCCGCGCACCGGACGCCGTCACGACCTCGTGGTGGAAAGAGGAGCGCGGAAAGCGCATCTTCATCGACTACAACCAGAACGCCCGCGACCGCACGTTCGCGTCGGCATATTCGGTGCGGCGGACGCCGATCGCGACGGTATCTACCCCGCTGACCTGGCAGGAGCTGGCCCGCGCTGACCCCGACGATTACACGATCGCCACCGTGCCCGACCTAGTGGCCCGCCGCGAAGACCCGTGGGCCGATATGGAATCTGTCCGCCAGTCAATTGCGCCGCTGCTGGAGATGGTCAGGGCCGACCAAGAGCGCGGCTTGGGCGACCTTCCATACCCGCCGAACTACCCGAAGATGCCGGGCGAACCGAAACGGGTTCAGCCCAGCCGGGACACCGACCTGAAGGCACAGCGTACGAGTGAACTCCATAGGCGTTAGCATTGCGGTCGCCCGATTACGTTGATCTACGCCTGAGTCGCTGCTGTCGGTGATCGGACGGTGATTCCCCTAAATCTGGGGCTGCGCAAGAACAAGACCGCGAAGTACACGACGTCGACCATAGCCACGTCTCGCGTGGCGGGTGGTCGATCGCTTTGGGCCGTGGCCGCCGAAAGCGGAAATGAGTTCGGCGATCGGTTGCGATGGTCAGCTTCTTACTCGGCCTGCAATATTCGTTGCTGCCAAGACCTGCCAATGGCGCGCGCATTTGGAGCGCGAAAGGTCCAAGACTTCTCGTATGAAACCGCTTCGGGTGAGGGGTGCAATTACCAGTCGTCGCGGGCAGGTGCAGCCCATTGGCCGCCGTGAATGTGGGCGTGCCCACGCTGATGCAGTCGTCGCAATCTAGCGCGGTCGCAATGAGCATGACCCCCAGCCGGCTTGAGGCAGCCGCGGCTGTGATGGCGGCTCGGATGCAGCCATCGGCGCCACACTCTTTGCGGCCAGTGTCCGCTAACACGACAACGAAGCACAGTCGGCGGTCACGCTGCGTGCTGGGGCCGAGCCGTTGGTCTAGATGCCAGGGACACCCTGCGGTCTCTGTCCAAGCTGCTGGCTGGCATACCGAACATCTGACTCAAGGCGCGTCTATTGGGAGATGATCCCGAACCGGTGGGGAGCGCTTTTGCTGATGGCAGGTCCCCGATAGTCGGTCCACCTGGTTTTGGAGCCAGGTTGTGATTGATACCGATTTCAGTTGATCTCGCAGGCCACGGGGTGATGGGTGTGGCTGCATTGGGCAGCGTACTCGACCGGAGTGAGGTAGCTCAGCGCCGAGTGACGGTGTCGATGATTGTGTTCGTGCTTGAAGTCGTCGATGACGACGCGAGCCTCAAGCAGGTTGGTCCAATGGTTGCGGTTGAGGCACTCCCTTCGTAGTCGGTTGTTAAACGATTCGATGTAGCCGTTCTCCCACGGCGCCCCGGGCGGGATGTAAGTCATCCCCACCTTCCCGGCGCAAAACGATTGCAGCGCTTGGGAAATGAGTTCCGGACCGTTGTCCATCCGCAGCACCATCGGCGGGCCGCCGGCCGCGGCGAAACACTTCTCCAAGTCCTCGATCAGCCGCTCGGCGGTGATCGAGCGTTCCACGATATTCAGTAGCGATTCGCGGGTGTGCTCGTCGAGCATCGACGCGATCTTGACGGCCTTGCCGTCGATGGTGGAGTCAAACTGGAAATCGATCGCCCACACCACTTTCGGCGCATCGGCAGCCACCTCAGCCGGCCACGACGACTGACCTGTCCGCTTGCGCGGGCTGTGCACCCGCCGCTGCAGGCCTTCCTCCTTCCACAGCCGGTGGACCTTCTTCTTGTTCACATCCCGGTGCTCGTCGTGGCGCAGCGCCGCCCACGCGCGACGAAACCCATGGCACGGGTGCTTGGTGGAGTAGTCACGCAGCCAGCGGCGCAGCTCGGCGTCAGGGTCAGCAGGGGTCTGCGCGACAGGGATGCGGCGATACGTGGAACGGGCAAGCCCGACCGCTTTGCACGCCAGCCGCTCCGACACGCCCAGAACCTCTTTGAGCATGTCCACGGCGCGGCGCTTGGCGTCCGGGCTCAGAATTTTCCCTTGGCCACCTCCCGCAAAGCATCCTTCTGCAGCTCAGCCTCAGCCAGCAGCCGCTTCAAGCGGGTGTTTTGCTCCCGCAGCTCTTTGAGCTCTTTGGCCCCATCCAGATCCATCCCGCCGTAGGCGCGGCGCCAGTTGTACAGCGTCGCCGCTGACACCTCCAGCTCGGCGGCGATCTCTTCGTTGGTCTTGCCCGCCGCGGCGAGTTCGTCAGCGCGGCGCAGCTTACGCACCACATCCTCAGCGGAATACTTCTTCCGGCCAGCCATGTGATTCATCGTCCCTTCCAGCCCCACTTCGGGGCCACAGGACTCTAAAACAAGGCGGACTCATTCACCGGGGACACGCCACTGAGACCTATCACCAGATCCGCTCTCGAGCAGGACGAACCGAGAACTCAAGCGCCTCAACGCGATTCTGAAGCGACCGGCGAGTCCCTTCGGGGCGGAGCTCGACCCCCAACACAAGAAAGAAATAGTCGATTTCGTCGACGCCGCCCACGAGAAGCTCGGGGTCGAGCCATCTGCATCGTCCTGAGATCGACAGGGTGTCGGCGGCCCGAGCACCTACTCTGCCGCCAAGACGCGCGCTCACAGTCGGCGCGCGCCTGCCTATACCCTCATTGGAGGGCCGGCGGCAAAATAGCGCTGTTCGTTGGTTGCCACCGAAGACGCCGAAATTACCGTTGCGAGTAAACGAGCTTAAGACGCGGCTAGCATTCGCGGGTAGACGCTTCAGCGTATGTGGGGCGGCCGCCGTTATCAGGAAACAGGGCAGATCTTAGGGGATACCGGCACAGCTTGCGCTGGATTGATCGCAGCAACGGAAGTGCTTTCTCATCGCCGCCCGTCCCGTAGTCCAACCCTGAGCCGATCAGACTACTCGCCCAGCATGTCTCGGTAAGCAGCTGCGCGCGCGCCCAGTCCAATTCGGAAAGTGGTTCTTTCCGCGCAATGGCTCTTCTGAGTCGTATCAGCAATTCATTAAATTCGTCTGACGTCGAAATCCCTAAGATCTTAATCGGATAAGGTGTGTAGCCGGCTGGGCCCTCAAACTCGCTGAGGACAGTCAGCATAAACTCGCGTTCGTCGTCAGTCAGGTCGATCGGGATCAGCTTCGGCTCGGTCATTGCTTTACCCTAGGCCAGGCGTGACACAAGATCACTCGTCTGCTTCTGATACGTCACAGCTATCCCTCGTATTCCTCTGGATCTTCGCCTAACACCGGCAGCCAATGGTGGCTGTGGGGAGGATAGACGGGGTGCGGCCCAGTCGCCGGTGAATCCCAGGGCATTCCACCGCCGACGGGAAGCCTTGGCATTGCCACGCCACCCCCTCTGCCGCCAGGCGCTGGCTTAGCTGGCGGTGCAGCTTCAACCGGTGCGTGGCCCGGTCCCTTGGGTGCGCCTGGTTCGAGTGCTGGCGCACCAGCAGGATGCGGCAATTCCTCAAGCCGGCTGTGCGGGAATGAATCGACGCGTTCTTTGATCTTGGGCACTATGCCTTTGTCCTGGTTCCCCAAGACGTAGTCCATGCCGTCCTTGGGTTTGAATACCGTCCCAGCATCGGAACCCCTAGCTGCCCCCGTAGGGTCACGGATGACGACAATGTTGTTCTTGGGGTCGTAGATTACCGGCGCACCATCAGTGCTACTGTTGCCCAGTATTAGGTCCTTCGGATTGTTGACGCTATCTTGCATCATTTTGTAGATGAGGTCGGCGAGTTGGTCTTTGGTCATCCCGGGGAAATCAGCCATGTGTCCGTCGGGACCACTAGCGTGCCCGTAGGCGATCTTCTGCGCGGCCCTCATAAGTGGGTCACTGCTCCAGCCGCCTGGTGGCGGGTCTGGTTCTGGATGTGGACTTTCCGGTATCGGTGTGCCGTAACCAGTAAGTTGGATCCCGTTGTGCTCATCCTTTGATGGATGGTCAACAGCGAATGGCTCTTCGAAAAAGGTAAGATTGTCGATGCCCTCTGTCGCGGTGGCGATTTCCGTAGCTATCGCGTGATCGTTCGCGACCAACGCAGCGACACGATGCTGGATGAAAGCGGTGTGGCCTTGTGCTGCGGCAAGACGTGCAGCCCGAAACTCAGCCGAACCGCCCTTGGAACGGTCGGTGACCGAATAATCCTCACCGACATCGAAACCCTCTGCGCGAGCCTCGCTAACGGCATCAAGCACCGAGTCCCTCGATGCCTGTAACTGTTCGTCTCCGCGATGAGCGATCGTGGCGGCCTGCTGCAATTGGTACACCGCACCGCGCACCTTCACCAAGTCGGTGGAGGCACGTTCATACGCTGCATCCTTAGCCTGACCCGTCCACGGCGTGCCTCCAGGTGTCGACCGCCACGATGATGGGACCACCTTGAGCGGGGTTTAGCCAGTCGCATGGGACCACCCGTTTGCCAGTGATGGGACCACCGGCGTGTCGTACGTCCGGGGTCGCTCGATTACTGGGTCGGATCACTTCATGTCGATCGATGTGAAGGAGGTCCGCTGAATGTATCGGGAGGTTTCGGTGATCGAGGTACGTGAGTTGTTGCGGGTGTGGATGTCGGGGGCCGGCTTGCGCCGGGTGGCTGCGTTGGCCGGGGTGGATCGTAAGACCGCACGCAGCTATACGAATGCGGCGGCGCTGGCCGGGTTGGACCGCGGTGGTGCTCTTGATCAGCTCACCGATGAGCTGATCGGCGCGGTGATCGAGGCGGTGCGGCCGGACCGGCCGGATGGCCACGGCCAAGTGTGGGAAGTGTTGCGCGCCAATCACGATCAGATCGTCAAGTGGGTGGAAGAGGGCCTGACGGTGGTCAAGATCTGTGACCTGTTGGAGCGGCGCGGCACGGCGGTGCCCCAGCGGACGTTGCACCGGTACTGCACGCAGTGCACCGAGTACCGGGGCCGTCGCAGCGCTGGCACGGTGCCGGTGGTCGATGGTGAGCCCGGCGTGGAGTGCCAGATCGACTTCGGCCGGATGGGCAAGATCTTTGATGCCGAATCGGGGCGCAACCGAGTGGTGCACGCGCTGATCTTCACCGCGGTGTATTCGAGGCACATGTTCGTGTGGCTGACGTTTAACCAGACGCTGGAGGCGATTGTCGCCGGCTGCGAGGCGGCCTGGCAGTTCTTTGGCGGTGTCTTCAAGGTGTTGATCCCTGATAACATGACACCGATTGTGCCCAAGGCAGATTCGACCGATCCGCAGTTCAGTGTGGGTTGGACGGAGTACTCGCAGGTCCGTGGATTCTTCACCGATCCGGCCCGGGTTCGTCACCCCCAGGACAAGCCGCGGGTGGAACGTATGGTCCAGTACGTGCGGGGCAACTTCTTCGCCGGCGAAGACTTCGCCGACCTCGCCGACGCTCAGGCCCGAGCCCAGGTGTGGTGTGCCGGCAAGGCCGCCAGCGCATCCACGGCACCACCTGTCAACGCCCGGCGGTGGTGTTCGCCGAGCGCGAGGCCGCACTGCTGCTGCCCGCCCCAGCAGCGGTCTACCAGGTGCCGATCTACGCTGAAGCCAAGGTGCACCGCGACTACCACATTCAAGTCGATCGGGCATTGTATTCAATCCCCGAACACCTTCGCGGGCAGACCGTTTCGGTGCGCGCCGACGGCGAGTTGGTCAAGGCGTTCCACGGCGGAAAGCTGGTCAAGACTCATCCCCGCCAGCCCGCCGGCGGACGTTGCACCGACCCGGCTGATCTGCCCGCTGACAAGACCGGCTACGCGATGCGGGACCTGACCCGGCTGATCGCCACCGCGGCCGGCCACGGGGCTGATATCGGCATCTACGCCGAACGTCTGCTCGATCACCAGCTGCCGTGGACACGCATGCGCCAGGTGTACCGGTTGTTGGGGCTGGTCAAACGCTACGGCGCGGCCCCGGTGAACACCGCCTGCGGGCGGGCATTGGAGCTCGATGTGGTCTCGGTGTCCAAGATCGCCGCGATGCTGCACAAGGCCACCGAGAACACCCCAGCCGAGGCGCCGCGGGCGCCACCGGGCTGGCTCCGGCCCGGTTTGCCCGCGACCCGGGTGAATACCGCAGCCAAGGCAGGCAGCGGCCCGACTGGATGAGCGTCATCGACGGCGGCGCCACCCCCACCGGTCGCAACGCAACCCAGGGGCTGTGATCGGCATGGCGACCAAACCTGTTGTCACCGACCCGATCTCGACTGACCTCAAGCGAGTGATGCGCCAACTCAAACTTGGGCGGAT
This Mycobacterium xenopi DNA region includes the following protein-coding sequences:
- a CDS encoding IS3 family transposase (programmed frameshift) — protein: MAGRKKYSAEDVVRKLRRADELAAAGKTNEEIAAELEVSAATLYNWRRAYGGMDLDGAKELKELREQNTRLKRLLAEAELQKDALREVAKGKILSPDAKRRAVDMLKEVLGVSERLACKAVGLARSTYRRIPVAQTPADPDAELRRWLRDYSTKHPCHGFRRAWAALRHDEHRDVNKKKVHRLWKEEGLQRRVHSPRKRTGQSSWPAEVAADAPKVVWAIDFQFDSTIDGKAVKIASMLDEHTRESLLNIVERSITAERLIEDLEKCFAAAGGPPMVLRMDNGPELISQALQSFCAGKVGMTYIPPGAPWENGYIESFNNRLRRECLNRNHWTNLLEARVVIDDFKHEHNHRHRHSALSYLTPVEYAAQCSHTHHPVACEIN
- a CDS encoding ATP-dependent DNA ligase codes for the protein MKGVDLPVQPPLEPMLAKAATKVPTDAGVWSYEPKWDGFRALVFRDGDEVVLQSRNGRELGRYFPELLDALRDEVATRCVLDGEVVVPREIGGRIRLDWESLSQRIHPAASRITMLARQTPAHFIGFDALATGSTSLLGEPFRIRRRALSELVDHQQWCHVTGATEDPQLGQQWLTTFEGAGLDGVVAKRLDGPYLPGKRDMVKVKHAREADCVAIGYRIHKSGQGIGSILLGLYRDDGELQMVGGAASFTAKDRLKLLAELEPLRKGADVVYEGEPSRWNSAADKRWIPIRPEKVAEVAYDQMEGQRFRHAVHFVRWRPDRDPKSCTFDQLDVPTTYDLYDVLES
- a CDS encoding ATP-dependent DNA ligase — encoded protein: MQLPVMPPVSPMLAKPVRSIPSGAFYEPKWDGFRTICFRDGDEVELGSRNERSMTRYFPELVAAATAELPRRCVIDGEIVIATDHGLDFDTLQLRLHPAASRVRVLADQTPASLIAFDLLALGDTDYTQRPFSERRAALVDALAGSGPSIHVTPATTDVITARRWFAEFEGAGLDGIIAKPLTITYQPDRRVMFKVKHQRTADCVVAGYRAHKSGGDAVGSLLLGLYKQDGILGWVGVVGAFPMAERRRLLAELQLLATTFDTHPWNWPAHMAGERPPGRNSGSRWNAGKDLSFVPLRPERVVEVRYDHMEGERFRHTAQFNRWRPDRDPRSCTYAQLEQPVTFSLGDILPGLSSPTGG
- a CDS encoding transposase yields the protein MRDLTRLIATAAGHGADIGIYAERLLDHQLPWTRMRQVYRLLGLVKRYGAAPVNTACGRALELDVVSVSKIAAMLHKATENTPAEAPRAPPGWLRPGLPATRVNTAAKAGSGPTG
- a CDS encoding TetR/AcrR family transcriptional regulator, producing MTTRFSGDAAIAPPDRYRPRKQPKQQRAQQTRQRILDAAARVFGEYGYAAGTTNRIAEVAELSVGSLYQYFPNKDAILAALMQAHVDAGARQISERLTEGVPARLDEALRVFVRATIDNHRGNPRLHRVLFEEAPRSPAFLVRLHDSEQLIIDATACLLDQCSAVQVADSHLAARIVVATIESLVHRLITSPSPIDPQVLEDEIVVLLERYLRGIAAPDSRPGRGDRRLARGASR
- the ligD gene encoding non-homologous end-joining DNA ligase, with product MPSAAEELDVDGITVRLTNPDRIYFPKLGSAGTKRRLVEYYRAVAPGPMLTALRDRPTHLQRFPDGIDGEEIYQKRIPQHHPDYLETCRVTFPSGRTADALKVTHPAAIVWAAQMGTVTLHPWPVRCPDTEHPDELRIDLDPQPGTGFAEARAIAVDVLKPLLDELGLVGYPKTSGGRGVHVFLRIKTDWDFIAVRRAGIALAREVERRAPDAVTTSWWKEERGKRIFIDYNQNARDRTFASAYSVRRTPIATVSTPLTWQELARADPDDYTIATVPDLVARREDPWADMESVRQSIAPLLEMVRADQERGLGDLPYPPNYPKMPGEPKRVQPSRDTDLKAQRTSELHRR
- a CDS encoding acyltransferase family protein; this translates as MSSSTVGRTRFHSLDAVRAAAMLAGIVLHATMAYLPGLRTLNWPIADKSTSTVLGLAYFVVHIFRMALFFMVAGFFARLLHQRLGTAGLIKNRLRRIGLPFFGCDGPDNPASYRRQHLGGRCRSACTAAHRLAQALPSSVHQFH
- a CDS encoding acyltransferase family protein, whose product is MLIFGCAFVLGWVMHREQSALRYLAADWLPYLAAAVLATLAAIYVAGDALHFSMQPMPNFKRTVLATTYTLALWCWCFAIIGAAVRFLDEPTPRVRYLSDASYWMYLVHVPIVWLLQASLLRWPLHWSVKFSLVISVTTALLLASYHWLVRSTFVGVFLNGRRYPKSSPHLWPRRGRVNTRPG
- the arr gene encoding NAD(+)--rifampin ADP-ribosyltransferase; its protein translation is MSPPKPFEVHPSGAFLHGTKAELAVGDLLVAGRRSNYGKGRLSHHVYVTRTLDAAVWAAELAIGEGPGRIYIVAPEGALEDDPNVTDKKFPGNPTHSYRTRKPVRIVGELTDWEGHSPEQVQARRDLLADLEWRGLAVIDD